From a region of the Sorex araneus isolate mSorAra2 chromosome 10, mSorAra2.pri, whole genome shotgun sequence genome:
- the EMP1 gene encoding epithelial membrane protein 1 encodes MLVLLAGIFVVHIATVIMLFVSTIANVWVVSDLGKSSVGLWKNCTDGSCEGALPYASEDALKAVQAFMILSIIFSVISLLVFVFQLFTMEKGNRFFISGATMLVCWLCILVAASIYTNRYAGKDNLAFRSSHHGYCFILTWICFCFSFIIGILYLVLRKK; translated from the exons ATGCTGGTCCTACTGGCTGGAATCTTTGTGGTCCACATTGCCACCGTCATCATGCTGTTTGTTTCCACCATCGCCAAC GTGTGGGTGGTCTCGGACCTTGGAAAATCATCTGTCGGTCTTTGGAAAAACTGCACGGACGGTTCCTGCGAAGGAGCCCTGCCCTACGCCTCAGAAG ATGCCCTCAAGGCGGTCCAGGCCTTCATGATCCTCTCCATCATCTTCTCCGTCATCTCCCTCCTGGTCTTCGTGTTCCAGCTCTTCACCATGGAGAAAGGAAACCGCTTCTTCATCTCGGGGGCCACCATGCTGGTGTGCT GGCTGTGCATCCTGGTGGCCGCGTCCATCTACACCAACAGGTACGCCGGCAAGGACAACTTGGCCTTCCGCAGCAGCCACCACGGGTACTGCTTCATCCTGACCTGGATCTGCTTCTGCTTCAGCTTCATCATCGGCATCCTCTACCTGGTGCTGAGGAAGAAATGA